The window AATGTGCCACTCATTCCCAAAATAGGCTTAAGGACGATATCCCTTGACTGGAGATCTCCAGTACAGGAAAAGTAGGCATTATATCGCCTTTTCCAGTTCGTCATACTTTTTATAAAGAATTTTTAGCCCCTCAATAAAAGCCCTCCTTGCTGTTAAAGAACCGTCGGTCTCAAAATGAAATATGATTTTGTTTGGATTGCCCTCAACTTTTATTGCGTTGTTAGCACATGCTTCGGCACAGCTCTTGCACAGACTGCATTCCTCCAGGTTTTTTACAGCAACTTTTCCTTTTTTTACCCCGAGAACGCCCCTGGGACACATTTTTATGCATTCCATACATCCATTGCATTCATTTGTTATCACTATCTTTGGATAATAGGTATATCCCGCTCCCGAAACTGTTTGCCATTTTGCATGTTTCTTTCCTGTGCCAAGTTCTGCCTCTGCCTCCAGTATAATTCTCTGGTCCTTCAGAAGCCTTAGTATCGGAATTTTATCATCTTTTACAGCCCACACCGGATCTTCTGCTTTCAAATCCCCGGAGTAAACCGTACATTCTCCCTCTTTACTGAGCGTATAATGGACGATGCAGTTCGGGCATCCCTCGCCGCCGCAGATGCATTCCTCCCTGGGGACAAGAATATCCGGGTCCGTTGGAAGAGGTATTAAAGAAATTCTGTGGGCTACTATTTCATCGAATAAAGCAGACGCGTTATCATATATTGTAACATTTTCTATGGCAAGTTTTGGTACATCTGCCAGCAAAGTCCTTCTTATTGCGTTTACAAAATCCGGTGTTGTGCCTTCTATCAGCACCTTTATGCAATCATCCCCATCTTCCATAAATTTAAGTTTCATACCCTTCTTCCCCTTTTACCGCCTTTTTCTCGACAGCCATCATGGGGTGTGGGGGTGACATCTTCTATTCTCCCTATTTTTAAGCCAGCCCGTGCCAACGCTCTTATAGCTGCCTGTGCCCCCCGACCAGGATTTTTGGATCTCCCTCTCCCGATTCCGCGAACCTTTATATTGACAGAATCCACCCCTTTTTCTTTTAATTCCTCAGCGATTTTTTGTGCTGCACGCATTGCCGCATAAGGAGATCCTTCGTCCTTGTCTGATTTTACAATCATCCCGCCGGAGCATTTTGCAAGTGTTTCTGCCCCTGTCAAATCTGTTGCGGTAATTATTGTGTCATTGTGGGATGCAAATATATGAGTTACTGCCCATTTTCCCATTTTAAGCCTCCTCTTTTAGTTCTATCTTCTGTTCTGCTTTTGGCCTCATAGGGTGCATTTCATCACCGAAGGGTGATGCTGGCATATACTGGATCGTATCCTCCTCGCTTTTTTTTACCATATAAGATGGCACTCTAACTTTTTTACCGTTAACGGCTATATGCCCGTGAATTATCATCTGCCGTGCCTGTCTTGGCGTAAAAGAAAGCCCGTGTAAATATACCTGTGTCTGCAGTCTTCTTGCCAGAATATCCTCTATCGTGAGGGCAAGAACATCGTCAAGCTGGGAATTGGGAGATAGTATGCCCAGCGTAACCATCCTTTTTAAAAGCTCTTCTTTTTCCTTTTCTATCTGTTTTTCCCCGGCGCCAACAAATAACTCCCTTGTATGGCCCCTTATTTTTCTCAAAAAAGTTTCGGCTTTCCATATCTCTCTTTTATTTTTTAATCCATACTTATGAATTAATTCTCTTTCTCTCTCTATCCTTTCTGCCTCCCATGGATGAGACGGCGTTTCATATTTTTTTCTCGGAAATTTCGGATCTCCCATATTTTATCACTCCTTAAGTTTTCTTAGCTATTTTTCGTCTAGAGACTCCCACGGTCAGACCGGATCGTTTATTTGCTCTAGTTCTTTGTCCCCTAACAGGCAGTCCTTTCTCATGCCTTATACCGCGATATGCC is drawn from Candidatus Thermoplasmatota archaeon and contains these coding sequences:
- a CDS encoding DNA-directed RNA polymerase subunit D; translation: MKLKFMEDGDDCIKVLIEGTTPDFVNAIRRTLLADVPKLAIENVTIYDNASALFDEIVAHRISLIPLPTDPDILVPREECICGGEGCPNCIVHYTLSKEGECTVYSGDLKAEDPVWAVKDDKIPILRLLKDQRIILEAEAELGTGKKHAKWQTVSGAGYTYYPKIVITNECNGCMECIKMCPRGVLGVKKGKVAVKNLEECSLCKSCAEACANNAIKVEGNPNKIIFHFETDGSLTARRAFIEGLKILYKKYDELEKAI
- a CDS encoding 30S ribosomal protein S11 — encoded protein: MGKWAVTHIFASHNDTIITATDLTGAETLAKCSGGMIVKSDKDEGSPYAAMRAAQKIAEELKEKGVDSVNIKVRGIGRGRSKNPGRGAQAAIRALARAGLKIGRIEDVTPTPHDGCREKGGKRGRRV
- a CDS encoding 30S ribosomal protein S4 codes for the protein MGDPKFPRKKYETPSHPWEAERIERERELIHKYGLKNKREIWKAETFLRKIRGHTRELFVGAGEKQIEKEKEELLKRMVTLGILSPNSQLDDVLALTIEDILARRLQTQVYLHGLSFTPRQARQMIIHGHIAVNGKKVRVPSYMVKKSEEDTIQYMPASPFGDEMHPMRPKAEQKIELKEEA